TTACCGGAAATCAGCTGATTTTGAATCTCTGACTTGCAAGTGGCGTTCCCAAGCTGATAAATTGACCTTTGTGCAGGATACGCCGTTggcttcttccagcaatTCTGCTACCTTGAAAAGCAGCTCCAATTCCCGCAAGAGTTTTACTTTACTAACTCCGTCACGAATAGAAGCTGGGCAGTGATTCTGCACGGTCAGAAAGACCAATGGAGACCAGTGAATGCATCAACGACATATTTATCGTGTCTAGAAATTTGACAGCCCGAATTTGGATTTCAAATGTGTTTCGAAAGCCCACAATCCATCAGGTCTCTTCCTATAACTCCGTCAATCGACCGCGCCTGTACTCGAGCAAACAGCCCGACACCCTAGCATGATATCCCTGCAATCACCAGCATAATACGACGAAGACTTCACGCTCGTGCGAATATGACTCTTGCTACCTGTTCGGGCGGGGTACTAAGAGAGGTGCATGCCATGATGCAGAGTTAGCCACTTGGCACCCCAGCTTTGAACATATCCGATGCCATGATAGCCCACGCCTCATTATCGCCAAGTAAAAAGGAGACAGcgggaaagagggaagaacGAATGATGTGCCTTCTCGAAAGCTGATCCTGCCGCCACTTGAACGGAACACCTGTCAGTACGAGAGATCAGTCCTCGACGCAGCCAGCCGTAGCGTGGTCCATGGCTTGTGTGGCAGCCTGCAGACGGGCGAAGCCAGCATAACGGAGCCTTTAGACGAACCATTCTGACAGTTCAGAAGATCGCCGGTTTGAATTTAAATTCTAGCGTGCGCTCGGCGTCGGGAGAACGCGTTCTTCGATGCAGGCTGCCGTGGTCTGATTCAAGACGATGAACGAGGAGGCGCAGAATCAACTTCTCTGAGTTTCAGGGTGAGGAAAGCACGAATGAGTCTTCGAGGCTCTTGTCCACTTGGACATGAAAGGAGAAGGCGATTGCTGCAGAGGATGCGGTCTAACTCTGTGGTGCGTTGCGGTCCATGGCAGGGGAGGTTTCGCCGCGAGGTTTATCATGCACAGACAAACACGGGCAGCGTTGGCTTGTCGCACGATTCAAAATAGGCTTCGTTGAAGGTTTCTATGAGGACAGAAATTCCCTGAAGCCCCGATGCGACGAGTTCTCCCGCCGCCGAGAACAGGTATTCCCTTAAAGTGATTCCAGGTGATGGCTAGATAGGATGCATTGAGAAATGTCCCCAGCCAAAGATTCTTCAGCGCTTCGTCAGGTTCAACGAGCCCTGCATATGTCACGCAAAATCTGGTCAGTCACTCGAAATAGGCAGGCTGATTCTCAGGGATCAAAGATCACCCCCTCGACCGTTCTAGAAGAACGACGGTTTGCTGATGTGGATATTGCTTGAACAAATTGTGGCTCGATTTGACCCACTACAATTCTCGGGTCCTTTTGATCCTGGCTGACGGTGCATTACTGCATTAGCCCCCTCAGCCAAACCTTCACTGGGCAGCTTCCACAGACCTTCAACCGTCAAGAAAAGGACAGCTCAACATAGAGAGTCCAGCGCTGCGTACACGGAGACCGACCCGACCCGACCCGACCGATTCTGCTTGATGTAAGTTTTCAGAATCACTCCTTCTACACGACCCAAAGTCACTTGCCTGTCTGCTGTCTTTGGAGAGTGCGGGGAACTTTGAAAGCTGACATTGGATCCTTTTCAGAAACAAACGAATCAGAAGCGACTGGGGCTCCGTGAGATGGGCGGCTTTGTTTGGCGTTGCGATAAGCGGGTGTCGGCGCTAAGTTCCAAGCCAAGGCAGCCAAAATAAGCAGCCGCACGCTTTCACAACGATCAAAGAATAGGACTCGGTCGAAATTTGACCCTCTTCAACCCTCCTTGGTTCTCGTGGAATCTCGATCAACAGTTCCCAAAGAAAGGTCTCTCCCCACGGCCGTTGCAACCACGTCGAGGAGCCCAACATGGTTGCGCAAATTGCCGTCATCGAAGAGACCGAACCCCTACTCGCCGATGAGTCGACAGTCTTTGCCCCCGCTCGCTCACAAAGGAAGAAGTTCACCATCTTAATAATTTGTGCCATTTTCGTGCTCGCAGCGGACATTGGTaccttcatctctctcgCTCCCGAAACTGCCATTCTAGAGCAGATTATCTGTCGCAACCAAGGAGTATTGCCCGTCGAAGCGGACCCGGCGCGGATTGGGACTCTACAAGGAATTGGGAGTGATCCATGCAAATCGGAAGCCGTTCAGGCAGAGCTGGCGCTGGTCCAGGGCTACAAAGATACATTTGAGGTTCTTCCCAGCATCTTGCTGTCTCTCCCCTATGGCGTGTTGTCCGATCATTGGGGCCGCAAGCCGGTCTTGTACTTGGGCATCGTGGGAATCCTGCTGGGGGAGCTCTGGATCCGTTTGGTGGGTGAGTGGTTAAACCGGCCTTTCCCCAAAGTCCAAGCAATGgaagggaggagaggggggctGCTCAGTACATGTGGAGAGATTCAGACGTTCAAGATGCTAACGCATCTATCTAGCAATCTTTTCCAATGTAGTTCCGCTGCGATTGATCTGGATGAGTGGACTATTCAGAATTATCGGTGGCGGCGACCAGACGCTCGTGACCATCGCGCTGGTCATGGTGGCGGACATTTTttcagaagaagaaaggcaTAGTACCGAGCAAATTGCAAATGCCCTCGCACAGCGCTCTAACCAGTTCATAGGTCCACGGCGTTGTTCCGTCTGAACGCATGCGCCATATTCGCCGAAATTATAGGGACCCCCATTAGCGCCTGGCTTATGCAGTATGATTACTGGATTCCGTATACTCTCGGGTATTTTATTGTCATTTTTGGATGCATCCCGGTCCTGTTTCTGCCAGAGACCCTGCCAGAAGCCAAAGCAAACAAGGCAAGATGGCTCGATCAAGCAAATTCGACTGGCAGGGAGCCCTCGGACGTTGTGGACGCGAATGCCGCCGACAATAATGTCCGAATCATCACCAAACGCTCAATGTGGCAAGAGGTCGCGGATCAAGTTCGGGAATTCACAGATTCAACGCAGGTCATCTGGCGAAACGTTGGGGTTTGCCTATTAATCCTGAGTCTTTTGGTCGCCATACTCAGTCGATCGTCCTCCTTCGTCCTCCTTCAATATGTCTCGAAGAAATATCATTGGAGTCTTGCTCGGGTACGTGTCTTGCGTCCGGAACCCGATGGCGTTTTGTTCTCCGGCTAATACCACTGCAGGCGAGTCTTTTGATCTCCATCCGCGGCATTTTCACGCTCCTCAATTTTCTCGTCATCATGCCCGGGATAACCTTTGCCGCAACCAACTATCTCAACATGCACGGCCCGCATCGCGATCACTATATCACGTTGGGTAGTGGATTACTCATGACCGTCGGCTTCCTGGCGGTAGGGCTGGCTCCATTCCCGCCACTACTGGTCATTGGGGTGGTGGCCCTGTCTTTGAGCTCGGCTTTTCCCATCACAGCACGCAGTCTGGCAACCAGTCTCGTCCCCCCAGATCATGTGGGCACTCTTTATTCGGCCATCACAATTTCCCAATCTATTGGAATCCTCGTGGCCGGTCCGCTCTTTGCTTACCTGTTCCGAATCGGTTTGCATCTCGGCGGTGCATGGATGGGGATGCCCTTCCTACAGGCCGGTCTGCTCGCAATCATCGCGACCGTGGCTGTGGCATGTGTGCATGTTCCTGCAGCAACTTGCGCCGcgattgaagaagaggaacaaTTGTTATCCTGATTTGGCGTAGTTTGCGAAATAGACGCTTGACAAGCATTGCACTCGGGAGAGACCGTAGCCCTTCCAATCCTCGCAGCCCAAATGTTTCTTGTATCGGGCACCCGTTCTATTTGGCCTCCCGAATCCGCGTCGAGCGCACAATCCACGGAAGATCCTCCGCTCGGTCTTTGATGTCAAAGTGGCTTGAGAAGGAACTATCTCACGCCGCCTTGTTGTAAGACGAGGCTCGCGGGACGTGGAGACAAACTCGCCCACTGCAGATGATTATCTCGGAAGAACATTTACTCGGAGATACTGCAATCCTAGTCACACACCACGGCCAGCGTCCAGGTGGCGTTTCTCTCCAGTGATTCGCTCGTAAGCGGGTGATCGGCAATTCCCTTAATCTCGTACGGTTGACTTGGCTAGAGGTCCACTGCAAGCGATGCAACCTCAACTCGCCCGGATCGCTCCACACAATGCTGGGGACACGAACCCCCATTCGCTCCGATTGATCTGGCAGGACTTCCGACGGAGACCTTGGGCACCAGTCACTATCGCACCCAGCCATTCTCAATCGCGATTGGTGGTGTTGtctgcttctcttcttttgctccGGTCGGAGTCCAGCGTTTTCTGTTCGTCAGACCGGTGGGCTAAGCAGGAACAACTCGGCCGCTAACTGCGTAAAGCGGGCCAATGCTAGAACTAAGTTACTAGCTTACTGACTAGGGCCAACAAGCTCTGGAGTCTGCAGACAACTAATATCGTAGGGCGAAACAGAACTCTGATAGGCAACCACTGAGCGAATCAAATGCGGGCCCTGGAAGCATGTGCTGCTATCAGTCGTGATCGACACTGTTTCGCGGAGAATATTGCCCGCTTTTTAGGCCGGTGGCCTGCAGAATGCCCCGTTCCTTTGCACGATCAGGATCAACCTTGGCGGTTTCTTCAGCAGAAATGGATGTCTGGGAGCCAACATCTGGTGCGTCCGGGTGGGCTATATATGTCCCATGGGTCCGGCCCTGGAGTTGAACATTTATCAGCCATCAACTCCCCTCCCTTATATCAATCCATTTTCACGTCTATACGGACCTCTTGAACCCCCATCTCTTCAATAGGATCACTTTGCTCGGTTAACAAAATGACAATTTCTCGCTCTTCTCTTCTGGGCCTGGCGGCCACTTCGCTGGCGACAGGTGTGTCTGCTCAACTGGAGACTTGCAGTAACAACAACGTCTTCAGTTGCCAGAGCTCATCTCAGACCCCCACCTGCTGCTTCAATTACCCTGGTGGCGCCCTCTTGCAGACCCAATTCTGGGACACCAACCCTTCCACCGGTCCATCCAACTCGTGGACTATCCACGGTCTCTGGTGCGTTATGACAATCATCGCCGTCCTCAGTTGTCCAAGTCCCCAGCGAGACTTCTAGAATGATAAATTTATCCATCGCGTCCCCTCACATCCTAATCCAAACTTCTCAGGCCTGACAACTGCGACGGTACCTACGAAGCAAGCTGTGACTCCAGCCGTGCCTACACCAACATTTCCGATATCCTGCTGTCTCAGGGTCGCGACGATCTCCTGTCATACATGCAGGACTATTGGGTTGATATCAACGGCGATGACGAGTCCTTCTGGGCCCACGAATGGGGCAAGCACGGCACCTGCATCAACACCATTAACCCCGAGTGCTACAGCAACTATTCCCCACAGGAAGAAGTCGGCCAATTCTTCCAGAAGGTGGTTGATCTGTTCCAGGGTCTTGATACCTACCAGGTCTGTCAACCGCAGCACAGAGCGAACATTCGCTGGGAAAGGCTTTGGCtaaccctttttttttaattcctTCCCTAGGCGCTCGCCGATGCTGGCATCCGCCCCAGTACTAGCAAGACGTACAGACTCAGCGACATTCAGGCTGCCCTGAGCAACTTGCACGATGGTGCTTCGGTCTACCTTGGTTGCTCCAGTGGTAAGCTGAACCAGGTGTGGTACTTCTTCAACGTTGCCGGCAACGCTATCACCGGACAATATGAGGCTGTTGACACCTGTAagtcttttttcccccaccccTTGTTTCCAGATGAACTTTTTGCATGAGGAAATGGATTTGATCTGCCTGGCGGATACTAACAATTGGATACAGTGACCAAGTCCAGCTGCCCCAGCACTGGTATCAAGTACCTCCCCAAGTAAATGAATTAAGATCTGGCTCGAGTCTTTCGGGCCCTTTGAGAGATAGCGTACTCTATGTCCAATATTCAACAAAAAGTCGCGCTGAACGTGACAACGAATTTGATGTTATAGCACTACGCAAGCTCAGGAATGAGAATATGATTACATTGATCAATGACCAACGGCGACTTCGCTGACTTTCTCGAGAAAAGCACAATAAGCGATGTCGGAGTTTGACCGCCTTCTACGGAATTGATGcttctcaaagacatcgGAGTGGCTCCAGATTTCTGTAGAATAAACTTGGTCATTTTTCACCTGTAATGAGGACACTCATGGTCCACGAGACGTCCCAGTTTGAGTTGAGGCGTGCTGCTTTGGCAAAGTAGGAGCACGACGGCTGCTCAGGATTTTAGAGGCCGACGAGCAGCTTTGCTGGTCCCTCTCCGCCAACGAAGACTGAGGTGTAGGGCACTTCTCAcggagatgatcattccTGGTTCGAGCCCTTGGCCTCTCATAAAATGAGGTGAAGATCAGATTTCGAGGACATTCGGTCTGTAATACTTGTTGCCTCAATTCACACAAAGGATGCGTGCTGCAGCGCACCGCGTATGGGGCGATGGCATTTCCAACTTCTTTTGCTTAAGATATGGCAGTGGCCTCGGTGCGGATGAAGCATCAGTTGGGGTGGCATGAAACAGCCCAATAAGCTATGGCTTCAAACCCCCCGAAGCCGAGCTTGGCGAgcctcttcatctctcttAGATTCCACTCGTCCCAAAAAGTCCATCCGGCCAATATAGCCTTCCTTTGCCTTGCTGTGTGTGCGAAGTTCGTCCTTGATGCCCGCCTTGTCCACATACTGCGCCCAATCCAGCCGAGATTTCTCCACGGTGTTGATCTTAGGGCCAGTGGCATCTGCCGCACTGTCAGTGAGGGCTTGTTTCTCCCAGCTCTTCTTGATCATATTAGACGGGTTGGGATCGAATCTCGAAATTTTCCGGAGAGGTCGACGTAGATTGTGAAGGTTCTTTGTCTCGTCGCCCTCGACCACTTCTGTGAATTCCACATTCTCTCCACCGGACAGAAACGCTTTGGCCTCGGCCGAGTCTTTGAGTACAAGCTTTTCTTCGGTGATCACTTCGCCCGCGAACTTATAGGTTCTCTTGATTCTGACCATTTGCTCTGTGTGTTTGCGTTGAGAACTATCGCCATTCAGTTGAGGAGCGACATGGGGTGTCCTACTAGAGAGGGGCTCTGGACCGGATGCTGCTGGTGCTatctcctctttctcgatTATCTGGGGTTCGCTGAGGCTGACTGGGTTCTGCAAGGAATTCATTTGCGCCCAGAGGGCATCAACATCTACTGTTGCGCCATCGATTCGAGCAAGCGGTTTtcgctcttcttcctggctGCTTTGAAGATCAGAGAATGCAAAGGTCACTCAGAGGGACCAGTCATCAGGAAGAAGCTCACATGTGCTTTTTCATCGCGCGTGTCCGCACAAACCCCCCCGTCCCCgtttcctcgtcctcatcaaAATCCACATCCTCACCGATCGCTTGTTCATCGCctttggtcttctttttcttcgacTGAGTTCGCCCTTCTCGTGCCTTTTGTATCGTGACTTCGTCGCCAGAATCTAATTCTGCATCAATAGCCTCATCGGACTTATCAGTCTTGCGTTTCTTCTTGGCGGGTTCGCTGgattcttcctcgtcggaggaTAGTTCCGAGTCGTCCTGCACCGTATCGAGCTGGAagtcttcatcctcggcagACTCGTATTGCTCGTCCTCCAGATCAAGAGCTGCGGTCACAGTAGGATCAGCAGACATCTTGAACTAGGCAATTGATCGTTGGCTGGGGGAAGAGGCAGCGCGATAGAAGAGACGCGATCTAATCATTCATCATTTTGCCGAAGGCGGTACTGATAAAGGATTAGGTGCCGATTAGGCGTGAAGCGCAGTATGGCCTGAGGCAGTACCTGCCAGTTCCATGTCCTGCGACCGTGGTGGCTCCACCTGATGTAATTGAATTGGGGTGACAAGGCTCATCACTACCTAGGTAGGCACAGATAAACAGAAAACTCGAGATGCAGGGACTGTGGATGAACCATACAATTGGTGGCGTCATCAATTGCGTCCAGCCTTCAAGACTGATAATCTCTGAGTCAATGGAACCTTGTTGAACCACCTGCATGAGCCTAAGTTCGTGCCTGGTCTCAAATTCTCAGCTGTTAGTCAATATACAGTAGCCAGATTCAAGAGTAGCAATTCTACCCGCCTGGTCACCGGTCAGAAGTCCAGGAAAATCCACTCTTATAGACCAAAGTTGCATGGTGTCAgtcgctcttcctccttaGATACATTACAATTACAAAAGCAGGGGGAATCTGCAAAACCACCACCAACGCACAAGGATATGCAAGGTCAGTCGGGACATAAAACTTAGAATAACGTACAGAAatgaagggaaagagaagggaaaCCCAGAAACAACTTGTCTGCATGAGCTACTTCAAGCAGCACACTAGCCTGTCGGTCTCCCAGGTCCATGATAGGAGCCTACCAAACGATAGATTGTATGCGAAATTCCATGAACCGACCTAAGATCTGATAAACGCCAAGCCACTTGTATCGGTAGTTAAGCCTGGTATACCTGCTTAGCCGCAAAGTCAAGTTTCTCAATCCGCGCATTTTCTTCACGACGGCGCGAGACGTCGCGCTGAGCTAATGTGCCAGCAATTGCGGCAAGCGCCATCAAAATCTCCAGCCCAAGTAAAGTGCACAATAACCCGAACCCAGCTCGCGTCGCAATGCAGTCACGGGAAAATTCGATAGGTGCTGTGCCCAAGCCACCTGGTGCCTTCCACTTGCATGTCCAGCTTTGCAGGGTTTCTCCCCGACTGAAACCGCTCGGGTAGGATGCAGACGGTCGATAGATGGTGAAAGTCACACCCACAAGGGCTGTCAAAAATCCGGCAAAGGAAGAAGTCAATGCATAAGAGTTGAGGAGACCGATACGTGGATGTGGCTGCGACAGATGTTAGCGAGACCTTTTTTCACTTCCAAGAAGCTGCCCGATAAACTTACAGAGGGAAGTAGAGCAACGACCGCATAAGCCAAATTCAGGACTGCGATGACGCATCCACAGGCCAACGAGGCAATGGTCGGTCGTACATCAAGATTAAGCGGCCAAAGGGCCAGGCCAATACTCGCCCACTGCGCAGTGTCCTGGTGATGGCGTAGCGGAACAGCTTCACACGCAATCACTGCGATAGCTCCGGCTGTAGCTATGACAGAAAGTCCTAGTCGGACTAAATGAACAGTACGAGTACGCTTGAGAAATCTGGACTCGTCAAAGGAACCAGCAGTAGATGCATTCGAGCTCATCGTGAGACTAGATGTGGCACCGGTACGGAGAGATTTCGGTCAGAATGTCCGGATTTCAACCTTGGCCAGCAAGGAGATGCGACCAGAAGATATCTGGGCTCCACGGACTCGTGAGATTAAAGAAAACCAACGAAGGGAATGGTTCAACGATCAGTGTCGAGGAAAAGATCACACAATCGCACTCATTGATGGAAGATGCTTTGGACTTTGTATTGACAAGATGACAGGCATCTCCAACTCAAGGTGTGACCAACGCTCAGCACGCTGAGAGACCATGTTCATCACAAATGGCCATTATACATGTACACGGGCGCCTACCAACACGAATGATTGGGAGGATCACGCATGTACTGACATTAGCATCGGCTTGGCGCAAGGTTTTGTGGGTTAATCCTGGGATCTGATTTGGCTATCAGCAGACTTGGACATATCTGAAACACGACTTTATGCCTGCAGTCTACAGACATGCAAGCCGGGAGGAAAGCCGCCCATGCATGGCCCACATCAAGTCGAGTGTCAGGAAGCCTACAGGCCGAAGAGCACAGCAAAGCAGATTTTACCACTCACACATCTGTCAGGTGCGGTCGATGATGTGCAGATCTAATTTTAGTTGTGTAAGATGTAATTATGATCACCACATTTATGTTTTGTGGAATTTTACTCGACGTTTGGCTGCATCTTGTCGTTGCGTGGTGGTGCCCAGGATGAGGTGGTGATTGGTGTCGCCGAAGCGCCGGCGGACAGGAGGCGGCCACCAGCGCTTGTGATGTGCACTTGTTGCCCCTGAACCGGATTTTGAGGATGCTCTGGCCGAGCTGCTTTTGCCAAAGCCCTGATCTTGTACAAGGAATCCGGGGTCTGTTGAGGACTGTAGACATCCCCAACAACCTGAACGGGCTATAAACTCGACGATGTTGATCTTTGCCCCCATTGACGTGATGTGAGATGGCTCATGACCCGAGGGTTATCTAATCAACGATCACGCGCGCCCCTGGAAGCCGTTCCCTTCATGTAACCTAAATTTTCCGCATGGG
This genomic window from Penicillium oxalicum strain HP7-1 chromosome III, whole genome shotgun sequence contains:
- a CDS encoding Ribonuclease T2; the encoded protein is MTISRSSLLGLAATSLATGVSAQLETCSNNNVFSCQSSSQTPTCCFNYPGGALLQTQFWDTNPSTGPSNSWTIHGLWPDNCDGTYEASCDSSRAYTNISDILLSQGRDDLLSYMQDYWVDINGDDESFWAHEWGKHGTCINTINPECYSNYSPQEEVGQFFQKVVDLFQGLDTYQALADAGIRPSTSKTYRLSDIQAALSNLHDGASVYLGCSSGKLNQVWYFFNVAGNAITGQYEAVDTLTKSSCPSTGIKYLPK
- a CDS encoding SWR1-complex protein 5 — its product is MSADPTVTAALDLEDEQYESAEDEDFQLDTVQDDSELSSDEEESSEPAKKKRKTDKSDEAIDAELDSGDEVTIQKAREGRTQSKKKKTKGDEQAIGEDVDFDEDEETGTGGFVRTRAMKKHIQEEERKPLARIDGATVDVDALWAQMNSLQNPVSLSEPQIIEKEEIAPAASGPEPLSSRTPHVAPQLNGDSSQRKHTEQMVRIKRTYKFAGEVITEEKLVLKDSAEAKAFLSGGENVEFTEVVEGDETKNLHNLRRPLRKISRFDPNPSNMIKKSWEKQALTDSAADATGPKINTVEKSRLDWAQYVDKAGIKDELRTHSKAKEGYIGRMDFLGRVESKRDEEARQARLRGV